The Budorcas taxicolor isolate Tak-1 chromosome 18, Takin1.1, whole genome shotgun sequence genome window below encodes:
- the LOC128063735 gene encoding cytochrome P450 2B4-like: MALSAILFFILFIGLLLLWGCPAFRGHLPPGPWPLPFLGNVLQMDQKGLLKSFQVLREKYGDVFTVYLGSRPAVILLGYEAMKEALVDQAEAFSGRGHITIIDSLFQEPGLGLASGNSWKVLRQFSVTTMKDFGMGKRRIEERIKEEAQSLVEELRKSQGAYLDPHFLFNSISANIICSIVFGERFNYQDPRLLQLLHLLNEIFIILSSFYTQVFEIFPGILKHFPGKHIRLYSMIEEVKAFITENVERHQKMLDPSGPKDFIDSFLLRMDKERSNPESEFHQEHLVNTVLSLFFAGTETSSSTLCFGFLLLLKNPGVFEKVQAEIDRVIGAHRLPALEDRAKMSYTDAIIHEIQRFSDLVPLGVPHSVIKDTHF; encoded by the exons ATGGCTCTCTCCGCCATCCTGTTCTTCATTCTCTTCATTGGCCTCCTGCTCCTCTGGGGCTGCCCTGCTTTCCGGGGCCACCTCCCTCCTGGACCCTGGCCTCTGCCCTTCCTGGGGAATGTCCTGCAAATGGACCAGAAAGGCCTCCTCAAGTCTTTCCAGGTG CTGCGGGAGAAATATGGGGATGTCTTTACCGTCTATCTGGGGTCTCGGCCAGCTGTCATCCTGTTGGGGTACGAAGCAATGAAGGAGGCTCTGGTGGATCAGGCTGAAGCGTTCTCTGGCCGAGGGCACATCACCATCATTGACTCTCTCTTCCAGGAACCAG GTCTGGGTCTTGCCAGTGGGAATTCATGGAAGGTTCTACGGCAATTTTCTGTGACCACCATGAAGGACTTTGGGATGGGGAAGCGGAGGATTGAGGAACGAATCAAGGAGGAGGCTCAGTCTCTGGTGGAGGAGCTTCGGAAATCCCAGG GGGCCTACCTGGATCCTCATTTCCTTTTTAACTCCATCAGTGCCAACATAATCTGCTCCATTGTCTTTGGTGAGCGCTTTAATTATCAGGACCCTAGACTATTACAGCTGCTACATTTACTTAATGAAATCTTCATCATTCTCTCCTCCTTCTACACCCAG GTGTTTGAAATCTTCCCGGGCATCTTGAAACACTTTCCTGGCAAACACATCCGCTTGTACAGCATGATTGAAGAAGTGAAAGCTTTTATCACTGAGAACGTGGAGAGGCACCAGAAGATGCTGGATCCCAGTGGCCCTAAGGACTTCATTGATTCCTTCCTGCTTCGCATGGACAAG GAGCGCTCAAATCCTGAGAGTGAGTTTCACCAGGAGCATCTCGTTAACACGGTGCTCTCACTGTTCTTTGCTGGTACAGAGACCTCCAGCTCCACACTCTGCTTTGGGTTTCTACTCCTTCTTAAGAACCCTGGTGTCTTCG AGAAAGTCCAGGCAGAAATCGACAGAGTGATTGGTGCACACCGTCTCCCAGCTCTGGAAGATCGGGCAAAAATGTCTTATACAGATGCCATCATCCACGAGATTCAGAGATTCAGTGACCTAGTCCCTCTTGGTGTCCCCCACTCTGTCATCAAGGACACTCACTTCTGA